A DNA window from uncultured Methanoregula sp. contains the following coding sequences:
- a CDS encoding secondary thiamine-phosphate synthase enzyme YjbQ: MFRTILKVRSEKEGDIIDITGEIQKAAKESRITTGLVHLFVLHSTAALTTIEYETGVLSDLRRSLSRAAPDDLPYAHDTRWGDGNGRSHVKAALVGPSLTIPIGNGELMCGTWQQIVLLELDVNAGRERTIVCTIDGEQEETDIR, translated from the coding sequence ATGTTCCGCACGATACTGAAAGTGAGATCAGAAAAGGAAGGGGATATCATCGATATCACCGGGGAGATCCAAAAAGCTGCCAAAGAAAGCCGGATAACCACCGGCCTTGTCCACCTCTTTGTTCTCCACTCCACGGCCGCCCTCACGACCATCGAATACGAGACAGGCGTCCTCTCCGATCTCCGGCGCTCGCTCTCCCGGGCAGCGCCCGACGATCTGCCCTATGCCCACGATACCCGGTGGGGAGATGGCAACGGCCGTTCGCATGTGAAAGCCGCTCTCGTTGGCCCATCCCTGACCATTCCCATCGGGAATGGGGAGCTGATGTGCGGGACCTGGCAGCAGATCGTCCTGCTCGAACTCGATGTGAATGCCGGGCGGGAGCGGACGATCGTCTGCACCATTGACGGGGAGCAGGAAGAGACGGATATACGGTGA
- a CDS encoding peptidase C39 family protein, with amino-acid sequence MPDTHGASIHLDVPFFRQHYGYTCGPASLMMAMKYWCRDIRLGKYLEIDLWREGTLAAVPGTSRFGLAYSAASRGFSVRVTSNTGGLDFVENLDPPPADLEMQWIREQFSERRARCRKSGVRERHKTITAATIRESLFSNHVPLIVINSLFFCNEDIPHWIVVTGIDDKFLYFNNPVDAAPRKRKTGLSGLGEFIGYHGSQSMVEIWRH; translated from the coding sequence ATGCCGGATACGCACGGGGCATCGATCCACCTGGACGTACCTTTCTTCCGGCAGCATTATGGCTACACGTGCGGTCCGGCTTCTTTGATGATGGCAATGAAGTACTGGTGCCGGGATATCCGCCTTGGAAAATACCTGGAGATCGATCTCTGGCGGGAAGGAACCCTCGCAGCCGTCCCGGGAACGAGCAGGTTTGGCCTGGCCTACTCCGCGGCATCCCGGGGTTTTTCTGTACGGGTCACCAGCAATACCGGCGGGCTTGATTTTGTTGAGAACCTGGATCCCCCACCTGCGGATTTGGAGATGCAGTGGATCAGGGAACAATTCTCTGAACGGAGAGCCCGGTGCAGGAAGTCCGGCGTCCGGGAAAGGCACAAGACGATCACGGCAGCAACCATCCGCGAATCGCTCTTCTCGAATCACGTGCCATTGATCGTGATAAATTCCCTGTTCTTTTGCAATGAAGATATCCCCCACTGGATAGTCGTGACCGGAATCGACGACAAATTCCTGTACTTCAACAATCCCGTCGATGCCGCGCCGAGAAAGAGAAAAACGGGACTTTCCGGTCTCGGGGAGTTCATCGGGTACCATGGCAGCCAGTCGATGGTTGAGATCTGGAGACACTAG
- a CDS encoding PAS domain S-box protein, with the protein MHRPSEKTDDWDEVRERLIGMGESSIHKSYYPLLQQRLSELERFRALLDETNDIILVIHTADKPAVDANRACSTILGYDKETLLASPVENIILQQERERFRQILDRAVLSRNQERAETSLVSAQGQTIPVELSIRVVTFDDVDYGVIVAHDIQDRKQYERALLQAHKKLNLINLFTRNEIQSQVFIVRAYLEVLRQIAKHPEEATIIEKLTATLTEIQRHIKFAENYRDMGAEEPVWQNFNEVLLLALSHLPPITIVRATNIKTIGILSDTLLEKGLTHLMEYLYLHGSINAEITITHVESAGGLLFTLERAGTGIPDNQKEKVFSWENAIDKSHSLFFIREVLDITTISIQETGDPGHLRFGILVPPGMYRIQPSG; encoded by the coding sequence ATGCATCGGCCCTCTGAAAAAACCGATGACTGGGACGAAGTGCGGGAACGCTTAATCGGGATGGGCGAGTCCTCCATTCATAAAAGTTATTATCCGCTCCTCCAGCAGCGCCTCTCGGAGCTGGAACGCTTCCGGGCCCTTCTCGATGAAACCAACGATATCATCCTTGTCATCCATACAGCGGACAAGCCTGCCGTTGACGCAAACCGGGCCTGCAGCACCATTCTGGGCTATGACAAAGAAACACTCCTCGCAAGCCCGGTGGAGAATATCATTCTCCAACAAGAGCGGGAAAGGTTCCGGCAGATCCTGGACAGGGCCGTTCTTTCCCGGAACCAGGAGAGGGCAGAGACCTCCCTTGTATCGGCCCAGGGACAGACGATTCCGGTCGAACTCTCGATCCGCGTTGTCACGTTCGATGATGTGGATTATGGAGTAATTGTTGCCCACGATATCCAGGATCGCAAACAATACGAACGTGCACTTCTCCAGGCCCACAAAAAACTCAACCTGATCAACCTGTTCACACGAAACGAGATCCAGAGCCAGGTCTTCATAGTCCGGGCATACCTGGAAGTGCTCCGGCAGATCGCAAAACATCCTGAAGAGGCAACGATAATCGAGAAACTCACTGCCACGCTCACCGAGATACAGCGCCACATAAAGTTTGCCGAGAATTACCGGGACATGGGGGCAGAGGAACCGGTGTGGCAGAACTTCAACGAGGTTCTCCTGCTCGCTCTTTCGCACCTCCCGCCGATTACCATCGTCCGGGCAACGAATATCAAAACGATCGGAATTTTAAGCGACACCCTGCTGGAAAAAGGGCTCACGCACCTCATGGAATATCTCTATCTCCATGGCAGCATCAATGCGGAGATAACGATAACCCATGTGGAATCTGCTGGCGGGCTGCTCTTTACGCTTGAAAGGGCCGGGACCGGGATTCCGGATAACCAGAAAGAGAAAGTCTTTTCCTGGGAGAACGCTATCGACAAGAGCCACAGCCTCTTCTTTATCCGGGAAGTCCTCGACATCACCACTATTTCGATCCAGGAAACCGGCGATCCGGGCCATCTCCGGTTCGGGATTCTTGTTCCTCCGGGCATGTACAGGATCCAGCCTTCCGGCTAG
- a CDS encoding nuclear transport factor 2 family protein, with the protein MQSLTEEYVRSLFLHLEQGRSDLFFLHVAEHVTWTVMGTHPLAGTYHDRETFIAGTFRRLNRVLREGVLLRVTGILVSGDTAAVELEALSTALNGKPFSNRYCWICRFESGTIMEVRAYLDSALVKQLLDENEPSVAE; encoded by the coding sequence ATCCCTTACCGAGGAATATGTCCGCTCGCTCTTTCTGCACCTTGAACAGGGCAGATCAGATCTTTTTTTCCTGCATGTGGCAGAGCATGTGACCTGGACCGTGATGGGAACCCACCCGCTTGCAGGAACGTACCATGACCGGGAGACGTTCATTGCCGGCACGTTCCGGCGACTGAACCGGGTCCTCCGGGAAGGCGTTCTCCTGCGGGTCACCGGCATCCTTGTCTCGGGGGACACCGCTGCAGTCGAACTGGAAGCTCTCTCAACGGCACTGAATGGAAAACCGTTCAGCAACCGGTACTGCTGGATCTGCCGGTTCGAATCGGGAACGATCATGGAAGTCAGGGCCTATCTCGACTCGGCGCTCGTGAAGCAGCTGCTTGACGAGAACGAACCAAGTGTAGCAGAGTAA
- a CDS encoding DNA topoisomerase subunit B: MTDTYDASHITVLEGLTPVRERPAMYIGSTDTRGLHHLVYEVVDNSIDEALAGVCSRIAVVINRDGSLSVEDNGRGIPVDRMEKNGKSALEVVLTVLHAGGKFDKSTYQVSGGLHGVGVSVVNALSNWLSVRVYRDGNIYEMRFAQGKVTSALTTREESLAELIARYKRWYGESAQFTPPEGPAEAPAPGQMALTSAYIIDPGRSDEENRRVFLEQFGKKMTGTLTHFVPDATIFETTTFDYDILSHRLRELAFLNAGLTIIITDERTGDTATYCYAGGLTEFVKYLNEGAECLHPVPIDITKKDLENKLELEVAMQYTTAYDEKIYSYVNSVNTREGGTHLEGFRSAITRTINTVAKKNGIIKENATITLRGEDVREGLTSVISVKMANPQFEGQTKMRLGNSSVKGVVDSLVYAALSEYFDENPNVLKTIIEKALSAAKAREAARNARDLARRKSTLESGGLPGKLADCSERDPAKSEIYIVEGDSAGGSAKGGRDRKFQAILPLRGKILNVEKAGEHQILKNAEIQTLLSAIGTGVGEKFDAERARYHHIVIMTDADVDGAHIRTLLLTFFYRYMPKLIELGYVYIAQPPLFRVWKGKEEKYVYKEEEMQRVSAEMGEKGVSVQRYKGLGEMNAQQLWDTTMDPENRIFRQVNIEDAYEANEIFKTLMGKDVEIRKNFIIRHAKEVTNLDI, translated from the coding sequence TTGACTGATACGTACGATGCGTCTCATATCACCGTACTGGAAGGTCTCACTCCGGTCCGGGAACGTCCCGCCATGTATATCGGCAGCACCGATACCCGCGGACTGCACCACCTTGTCTACGAAGTAGTGGACAATTCCATTGACGAAGCGCTGGCCGGAGTCTGCTCCCGGATTGCCGTTGTCATCAACCGCGACGGTTCCTTATCCGTTGAAGACAACGGGCGTGGTATCCCGGTCGACCGGATGGAGAAGAACGGCAAGAGCGCTCTCGAAGTCGTGCTGACCGTCCTCCATGCCGGGGGAAAATTCGACAAGTCCACCTACCAGGTGTCGGGCGGTCTCCACGGGGTCGGGGTCTCGGTTGTCAATGCTCTTTCCAACTGGCTCTCGGTCCGGGTTTACCGCGACGGGAATATCTACGAGATGCGCTTTGCCCAGGGCAAAGTGACCTCGGCGCTCACGACCCGCGAGGAGTCGCTTGCAGAACTGATCGCACGGTACAAGCGGTGGTACGGCGAGTCGGCCCAGTTCACCCCCCCGGAGGGGCCGGCAGAAGCCCCCGCCCCGGGCCAGATGGCCCTCACCTCCGCGTACATCATCGATCCCGGCAGGAGCGACGAGGAGAACCGGCGCGTCTTCCTTGAGCAGTTCGGCAAGAAGATGACCGGCACCTTAACCCACTTTGTCCCGGATGCCACCATCTTCGAGACCACCACCTTCGACTACGATATCCTCTCCCACCGCCTGCGGGAACTGGCGTTCCTGAATGCCGGCCTCACGATCATCATCACCGATGAACGGACCGGGGATACCGCAACCTACTGTTATGCCGGCGGCCTCACCGAGTTCGTCAAGTACTTGAACGAGGGCGCCGAGTGCCTTCACCCGGTACCGATCGACATAACCAAGAAGGACCTGGAGAACAAGCTCGAACTCGAAGTGGCAATGCAGTACACCACTGCGTACGACGAGAAGATCTACAGTTATGTGAACTCGGTCAATACCCGGGAAGGCGGCACCCATCTCGAAGGGTTCCGGAGCGCTATCACCCGGACCATCAACACGGTTGCAAAGAAGAACGGGATCATCAAGGAGAATGCCACCATCACGCTGCGGGGCGAGGATGTCCGCGAAGGCCTCACCTCGGTCATCTCCGTCAAGATGGCCAATCCCCAGTTCGAGGGCCAGACCAAGATGCGGCTTGGGAACAGCAGCGTCAAAGGGGTTGTCGATTCGCTCGTGTACGCAGCGCTCAGCGAGTATTTCGACGAGAACCCGAACGTTCTCAAGACCATCATCGAAAAAGCGCTCTCGGCAGCAAAAGCCCGCGAGGCAGCCCGGAACGCCCGGGACCTTGCCCGGCGCAAGAGCACGCTCGAAAGCGGCGGCCTTCCGGGAAAACTCGCGGACTGTTCCGAGCGCGACCCGGCCAAGTCCGAGATCTATATCGTGGAAGGGGACTCTGCAGGGGGTTCGGCAAAAGGCGGACGGGACCGGAAGTTCCAGGCCATCCTTCCCCTCAGGGGAAAGATCCTCAACGTAGAGAAAGCCGGCGAGCACCAGATCTTAAAGAACGCCGAGATCCAGACGCTCCTCTCAGCGATCGGCACGGGTGTCGGGGAGAAGTTCGATGCCGAGCGGGCCCGTTACCACCACATCGTGATCATGACCGATGCCGATGTGGACGGCGCCCATATCCGGACGCTCCTTTTAACATTCTTCTACCGGTACATGCCCAAACTCATCGAGCTTGGGTACGTCTATATCGCCCAGCCCCCCCTCTTCCGCGTCTGGAAAGGAAAGGAAGAGAAGTACGTGTACAAGGAGGAGGAGATGCAGAGAGTTTCAGCAGAGATGGGCGAGAAAGGTGTCTCCGTCCAGCGGTACAAGGGTCTTGGTGAGATGAACGCCCAGCAGCTCTGGGACACGACAATGGACCCCGAGAACCGTATCTTCCGGCAGGTGAACATCGAGGATGCCTACGAGGCCAACGAGATCTTCAAGACCCTGATGGGAAAGGATGTAGAGATTCGGAAAAATTTCATCATACGCCATGCAAAGGAGGTGACGAACCTTGACATCTGA
- a CDS encoding cupin domain-containing protein, with the protein MKVVDVAKVVSGPNPHHVDARKIYDTPHAMAVMITLQPGEALKKHITPVDVFFYVLEGTGVVEIGDEKQTVGKDMLVESPAKIPHKWTNESSSVFRVLVVKVPKPTEETKLL; encoded by the coding sequence ATGAAGGTTGTCGATGTTGCAAAGGTAGTTTCAGGGCCGAACCCCCATCATGTGGATGCCCGGAAGATCTACGATACCCCGCACGCCATGGCGGTCATGATCACGCTCCAGCCCGGCGAAGCGCTCAAAAAACACATAACGCCGGTCGATGTCTTCTTCTATGTGCTCGAAGGGACCGGGGTTGTCGAGATCGGGGACGAGAAACAGACCGTGGGAAAGGACATGCTTGTCGAGAGCCCGGCAAAGATTCCCCATAAGTGGACAAACGAAAGTTCATCGGTGTTCCGTGTCCTCGTTGTGAAGGTGCCAAAACCAACCGAAGAGACAAAACTGCTCTGA
- the gyrA gene encoding DNA gyrase subunit A — MTSENDPPAGSPVTHRVEPISIEQEMKTSFINYAMSVIIQRAIPDVRDGLKPVHRRSLFAMWEMGNTSDKPTKKSARVVGEVMGKFHPHGDSSIYDTIVKMAQPFSYRHMLVEGQGNFGSIDGDSAAASRYTEVRLDKYAEALLEDLDKDTVLFQPNYDESLEEPTVLPAKIPNLLVNGTDGIAVGMATKMPPHNLREVCAAVDAYLTNPEIPVDDLLRIMPGPDFPTGGILMGVEGVRNIYATGQGRVIVRGVANIEESEGGNRGDRIIVSELPYQVNKAMWITAIAEMVKDKKIEGITDLRDESDKDGIRVVFELKKGTMAPVILNNLYKNTALESSFSASNLAIVDGQPRILNLHNLLENFVHHRIEVIRRRSEFDLKKAEDKVHILNGLLIALSKIDAIIAAIRASDTVDNARSALIAGFGLDEPQANAILQMQLRRLAALEQQKITDEKAGLEAEISRLTTLLSSEANIKDEIRRETSEISHKFGNPRRTEIALDTSNLSNEDLIEDKTVLVSITTANYIKRMDLDTYRKQKRGGHGITGMTTKEEDFVDSVFSAGIKDYLLCFTNLGRVYWLKVYQIPESSRVAKGKPIVNLLNLKDEIVTTVLPVKEFSKDKFLLFATKLGQAIKIPLDAFSYPRSTGTNAIRLRESDALVDVILTNGNNELILTTRFGQSLRFHEETVRTVGRNAQGVRGMKLKGDDTIVSVTLLEKDHLLTISDVGYGKRSEFDEFRGHGRGTMGVRNMQLERNAVVIESRAVSDTDEIIAMTASGVVIRTPVSEFRIIGRGTKGVRVMRLDEKDKVVGVAFFPAEAENGSDAEPDTVPPQPDTTE; from the coding sequence TTGACATCTGAGAACGATCCCCCGGCAGGAAGCCCGGTAACCCACCGGGTCGAGCCTATCAGCATCGAGCAGGAGATGAAGACCTCGTTCATCAACTACGCGATGTCGGTCATCATCCAGCGTGCAATCCCCGATGTCCGCGACGGGCTCAAGCCCGTTCACCGCCGCTCGCTCTTTGCCATGTGGGAGATGGGGAACACCTCCGACAAGCCCACCAAGAAGAGCGCGAGGGTTGTCGGTGAAGTGATGGGTAAGTTCCATCCCCACGGGGACTCCTCCATCTACGATACGATCGTCAAGATGGCGCAACCCTTCTCGTACCGCCACATGCTGGTGGAAGGTCAGGGGAACTTCGGTTCCATCGACGGGGATTCTGCTGCGGCGAGCAGGTATACCGAAGTCCGGCTCGACAAGTATGCCGAAGCCCTTCTCGAAGATCTCGACAAGGACACCGTTTTGTTTCAGCCGAACTACGATGAGTCGCTCGAAGAGCCCACCGTGCTTCCGGCCAAGATCCCCAACCTGCTCGTGAACGGTACCGACGGTATCGCGGTCGGTATGGCCACAAAGATGCCGCCCCACAACCTGCGGGAAGTCTGTGCTGCAGTCGACGCCTATCTCACGAACCCGGAAATTCCGGTCGACGACCTGCTCCGCATCATGCCCGGCCCCGATTTCCCCACGGGCGGGATCCTCATGGGCGTGGAGGGTGTCAGAAATATTTACGCAACCGGCCAGGGACGGGTGATTGTCCGGGGCGTTGCCAATATCGAGGAGTCCGAAGGCGGCAACCGGGGCGACCGGATTATCGTTTCGGAACTCCCATACCAGGTCAACAAGGCCATGTGGATCACCGCGATCGCCGAGATGGTCAAGGACAAGAAGATCGAAGGCATCACCGACCTCCGCGATGAATCCGACAAGGACGGGATCCGGGTTGTCTTCGAACTGAAGAAGGGCACGATGGCCCCGGTCATCCTCAACAACCTGTACAAGAATACCGCCCTTGAGTCCAGTTTCTCGGCCTCCAATCTTGCCATTGTCGACGGCCAGCCCCGGATCCTCAACCTGCACAACCTCCTTGAGAACTTCGTCCACCACCGGATAGAAGTGATCCGGCGCAGGTCCGAGTTCGATCTCAAGAAGGCGGAGGACAAAGTCCATATCTTGAACGGGCTCCTCATCGCCCTCTCGAAGATCGATGCTATCATTGCTGCCATCCGCGCCTCGGATACGGTCGACAATGCAAGGAGCGCCCTGATTGCGGGATTCGGGCTCGACGAGCCCCAGGCAAATGCCATCCTCCAGATGCAGCTCCGCCGTCTCGCGGCTCTTGAGCAGCAGAAGATAACGGACGAGAAGGCGGGCCTTGAGGCAGAGATCTCCCGGCTCACCACGCTCCTCTCAAGCGAGGCCAACATCAAGGACGAGATCCGGCGCGAGACAAGCGAGATCTCCCATAAGTTCGGCAATCCCCGCAGGACGGAGATCGCTCTCGATACCAGCAACCTCTCGAACGAAGACCTGATCGAGGACAAGACCGTTCTCGTATCCATCACAACGGCCAACTACATCAAGAGGATGGATCTGGACACCTACCGCAAACAGAAGCGGGGCGGCCACGGCATCACCGGCATGACCACCAAGGAAGAGGACTTTGTCGATTCGGTCTTTTCGGCCGGCATCAAGGATTACCTCCTCTGTTTCACCAACCTCGGAAGAGTCTACTGGCTCAAGGTGTACCAGATCCCCGAGAGCTCCCGGGTTGCAAAAGGCAAACCGATCGTCAACCTCCTCAACCTCAAGGACGAGATAGTCACGACCGTGCTTCCGGTAAAAGAGTTCTCGAAGGACAAGTTCCTCCTCTTTGCCACCAAGCTCGGCCAGGCCATCAAGATCCCGCTGGATGCCTTCTCCTACCCGAGATCCACGGGGACCAATGCGATCAGGCTCCGGGAGAGCGACGCGCTCGTCGATGTCATCCTGACAAACGGGAACAATGAACTGATCCTGACAACCCGCTTCGGCCAGAGCCTCCGGTTCCATGAAGAGACCGTCAGGACCGTTGGCAGGAACGCACAGGGCGTGCGGGGTATGAAGCTCAAGGGTGATGACACGATAGTCTCGGTCACGCTCCTGGAAAAAGACCATCTCCTCACCATCTCGGATGTCGGGTATGGCAAGCGGAGCGAGTTCGACGAGTTCCGGGGCCACGGCAGGGGCACGATGGGCGTGCGCAACATGCAGCTCGAACGCAATGCCGTTGTCATCGAGTCCCGGGCAGTCTCCGATACCGACGAGATCATCGCGATGACCGCATCCGGTGTCGTTATCCGGACCCCGGTCAGCGAGTTCAGGATCATAGGCCGGGGCACCAAAGGGGTCCGGGTCATGCGCCTTGACGAGAAAGACAAGGTTGTCGGGGTCGCATTTTTCCCGGCAGAGGCAGAGAACGGTTCGGATGCGGAACCGGATACCGTGCCACCCCAGCCGGATACAACTGAATAA
- a CDS encoding 4Fe-4S binding protein: MSDEIRAHITGLCRDLGIPLVGFAPAGRWDTPPFEPWVPEEFRPCSIFPETKTVIVIGLPVSLPIVETAPSIHYHELYRTVNSLLDMHGYRIAESLTRTGFPSIWIPRDGYGNVSILKEKPVAFFSHRHAAYLAGLGTFGINNMLLTPEFGPRVRFASIFTSAEIPAGEIKEKDLCTRCMQCVNSCPVKALDGGDYPESLTEKKTCAARSEALANRYISPCGLCIKVCPVGEDRKVFIREDPGIYREDDDRFAAYHRAWKHVRSYGGR; the protein is encoded by the coding sequence ATGAGTGATGAGATCCGGGCCCACATCACCGGCCTGTGCCGCGACCTCGGCATCCCGCTCGTTGGTTTTGCCCCGGCCGGCCGGTGGGATACCCCCCCGTTCGAGCCCTGGGTCCCGGAGGAATTCCGGCCCTGCTCGATCTTTCCTGAGACAAAGACCGTCATCGTCATCGGCCTGCCGGTCAGCCTGCCGATCGTGGAGACCGCGCCTTCCATCCATTACCATGAACTGTACCGGACCGTGAACTCCCTCCTGGACATGCACGGGTACCGCATTGCCGAATCGCTCACCCGCACAGGGTTTCCCTCCATCTGGATTCCCCGGGATGGCTATGGCAATGTCAGCATCCTTAAGGAAAAACCGGTGGCCTTCTTCTCCCACCGGCATGCAGCATATCTTGCCGGCCTTGGAACATTCGGGATCAACAACATGCTCCTGACCCCGGAGTTCGGGCCCCGGGTCCGGTTCGCATCCATCTTCACATCGGCAGAGATACCGGCGGGAGAGATAAAGGAGAAGGACCTGTGCACCCGGTGCATGCAATGCGTGAATTCCTGCCCGGTCAAAGCGCTGGACGGCGGGGATTACCCGGAGAGCCTGACCGAGAAGAAGACCTGCGCCGCACGATCGGAAGCTCTTGCAAACCGGTATATCTCCCCGTGCGGCCTCTGTATCAAAGTCTGCCCGGTGGGAGAAGACAGGAAGGTCTTCATCCGGGAGGATCCGGGGATCTACCGCGAGGATGACGACCGGTTCGCAGCCTATCACCGGGCCTGGAAACACGTGCGGTCGTACGGCGGGCGGTGA